Part of the Nostoc edaphicum CCNP1411 genome, GGTTGGTTTTTGGGAACCTGAGTTAATTATCAGTCAGGGATTATTAGATACCTTAGATGTCCCCCATCTCAAAGCTGTACTAGCCCATGAAGATGGACATCGCCACTACCGCGATACCTGTTGGTTTTTCTTTTTGGGGTGGCTACGTCAGTTAACCTCTTGGCTACCGCACACAGAATCTTTATGGCAAGAGTTGTTACTTTTAAGAGAAATACGGGCTGATTATTGGGCAACTAGGCAAGTTGATAATCTTTTATTGGCAGAGGCTTTACTCTTGGTTGTCAATACTCCAATTTTACTAGAGGTAAATTTTTGTGCAGCTTTTGCCCAGCATATTCCAACTAATCATGTCACACAGAGAATAGATGTTCTTTTGCAGCAACCAGATTCTATAGGACAGCCAAAAATATGGTCTTGGGTGTGGTTAATTTTGGTGCTTGTGCCATTGCTGGTGATTCCGTTTCATAATTAGAGGAATTAGGTGAGTATTTGAGTTCTTTTTGACAATAACAGGACTTATGTAAACAATAGCCGAAACCCTTATTTTCACGTATGGGCAATTCATGAATTGCCCATACAGCGTGTACTTTTGCGTAAGTCCTAAATAATTAGACAGTTTCAAGAACTAACTCCATATTCCTTAGTCTTTGCGTCTCTGGGGATTAGAGCAATTTCTGATAAAGATGAGAGTTGTTGCTGTAAATTTTTCAGTAATAAGAAAGCTTTGTCATAGAGTGTAGTTTCTCTCTGTTGGGCAAAGTATTCAACCGCCTTTTGTAAGTCTGCAATCGCTGCTGGTTCGTGACCAAGTTGATGGTAGGCTATACCCCGATTAAGATAAGCCTGAGCATTGGTTGAGTTCAGTTTGAGTGACTCCGTAAAATCCCTAACAGCACAAGAGTTATCGCCACTTCTACCACAAGCACAACCCCGATTATAGTAAGCTCTATAGTCATTGGGATTGAGTTGAATTGCCTCTGAGAAGTCGATCATAGCTGTTTTTAAGTCTGATAACTCAAAATGAGCTAGTCCTCGGTCATTGTAAACATCCGCTTCTAGTAGACTGGATGATTGGGGAATATTAGTGAGTGCGAGATTGTAATCTGATATTGCTTGTTGGTGATTACCCAACATACCACGGACTATCCCTCGGTTGTAGTAGGCTCTGAAATCATTAGGTTTGAGAGCGATTACTTGATTGTTGTCAGCGATCGCTGCTTGATAGTCCCCTTGTCTGTAGTATGCTAGTCCTCGGTTGAGGTGTGCTTCCACATTGTTGGGTGTTAACTTTAGAGTTTGATTGCAATCGGCGATCGCATTCTGATAATCTTCTAATTGCAGATAAGCCAGACAACGATTGCTATAAGCTACAGCAAAATCCTTTTTGAGCTTAATTACCTCTGTAAAATCTTGAATAGCTTCAGGGTAACTGCCGTGTCGCATTTTTTCGATCCCTAGCTTGAATAAGTCGCCTTCTGGGATTTTCGCGTCCGATGCAGCTAAGGAATATGCAGGCGAAGTGAGAAAAAGACAGACGAGTACAACGGCAATACCAAAATTGAGGATGAATCGGTAAAAGCGACTCATAATAATACCTCACTTTATTAACAGAGCAAAATGAGTAGATAAGGCACATACCCTACCTACTATTTCTGAACTAGAGGACAACAGTCGTATTCTGACTTTATTTCCAATCCTTGTCTGCTTGTCCCAGCACATACGCTGCTACATTTTCAATTTGCTCTGGTTTTAAACGACTTTTGAAGGCAGGCATAGCATTTTTACCGTTTGTTACTTGGGCGATAATCGCTTCTGCTGAGTACATCCCAAACTTTTCTAAAGCATCTTTTTTCAAAGTTTTGTTGGCTTGAACCAAGTTTTTACCACCTGCGTGACAAGAAGCACAATTGGCACTAAAGACTTTGGCTCCACTGGCTGCGTCTGCTGCTAAAGCTGGGTTATTGAAGGCAAAAGTGAAAATCGCTACACCCAGCAACAATACTGAAATAATCTTTTTCATCCCAATGTTCCCTCTGCAATTAAAGCTTATTCGACATCCTCAACAATTCTCTTGTTCATGGGTGGTGTCGTCAAATGACAAGCTGTCAAACTGTCTGGCTTGGCTTTGTGCGATGGCTTCTCTTTTCCTGTAGTCGACGCTGCGCGTAGTTTGCTTAAGAGTAGGGGTACGAGACGCTACGCGATGGTGCTTTGCACCCGCCAGAGGCGATCGCCCAAAAAGGAGACGCTACGCGATCGCACATACGGTAAACCTAACTGCTGAGTACGGAAAACCACATTCTTTGTTTCTGTCAAGTACTTGTAAAAAATATTTACATAGTGTTATATTTGGTTACATAAGCAAGTAAAGGAAAAAAGACATGACAAGCAAAAGCTTTACCATGAACGAACTTGGTCAACTCAACAACTTTGCAATTGAACCAAAGGTTTATGTAGATAAAACCCCAAGAGCAGGTTTTACCGAGTACGCCGAGAAACTCAATGGACGTTTAGCGATGATTGGTTTTGTCTCACTCATAGCTCTAGAAGTTGTCACAGGACACGGCTTGATTGGATGGCTGACAAACCTGTAACTAAATCTGAATATTTAAGAATTTCACTCAATTAACCGATAGAAAATTACCAGAGGATTGCTATGAAAACTGATTTTGATTTCCCTAAAAAAGATTTAATTGGCCCCGTTGTTTTTCGCCCCGATTTCAACAACTTTGAAATAATTAACGTTAACCAAGCCTGGTCATTATTTTTCAGTGCAGGTCAAGACGATAAAGTACTAGGAGAAGAAACTGAATTAGGCAAGTTTTTCACTAACCTTTTAATTGCTGTGGGAGTAACAGGAACTCTTTGGGCAATCTATTTCAGCAATTTGGGATAAAAAGTTGGCTTCAGGTTTTAAATTGAATAAATATATCCGAAGTCTTGGTGGACATAACCAAGACTTCTTTTAAATTGTAGGAATCAATGATTAGTAACAGTGCATTTAGCGGGACTTAAACATTTTTGAGGGAAAAACAAGCCTCAAACCAATGCAGGGTAAGAGAAAGACACCTTATGCTCAAAAATAGCCCAAACTTAGATATCTTAAGAAACTAAGCAAAACGATGTTAAAGTCTTTCTGCATATAGATTTGAGGTTCTTTTTTGGTTGTTTTTGTCTCAGTCCCACTAACAAATGGTAGCTATTGGAACCAGTCAGTTTAAGTATGATTAAATTCATAATCATGCTATTGTTAGGAAAATATCAACTCGGTTCTGTTGGGAGTCAGCCATCAGACGCAAGGGGGAAAGTCCGGTGTAAATCCGGCGCTGTCCCGCAGCTGTAATCAAGGTTCGCCTTGTGAGTCAGAATGCCCGCCGAAAGCAACACGTAAACTCATACCCATCTGCGAGGTACAGGTGAATATTGCCATAAATATTTCAACGATACATCAGTTTCACGTTCTCATAGTGCCAGAGATACTCCACAGACTACTCATGGCTGTGAAATTATAGGCAGTTTATTGATCATTGCAATTAGCCTTTGGTGCAACTGTCATTTGCGCTAGTTTTTTGTTGGCGTGAAAGCTTTTGTAACATCATTTTTGCTAAATTGACACGTTATGTTGCAGTTGTACGACTGCAAAAAGTTGTCATATCTGCGATTCAGACTTCTTTCTACAAACTTCAAAATTAATGCTCGACAAACAACATACTTTATTTGTTTGCACGACTTGTGACAGCGTGTGGCAAAACGGTAAACGAGTTGGTGAAAGTAAAGGTGAACAACTAATACAACAGCTTCAACAACTTGCACAAGATTGGGAATTGCGAAATAAATTCCACATTCAGGGAGTTGAATGTATGAGTGCTTGTAACCATTCTTGTGTTATTGCCTTTACAGCAGAAGGGAAATCAACCTATCTCTTTGGCGATTTACCAGTTGACGGCTGTGCATCTGCTGTATTGAAATGTGCAACTCAATATTATACTAAGCCTGATGGTTTATTACCTTGGTCAGAACGACCTGAACCTTTGAAAAAAGGGATTTTAGCAAAGATTCCACCACTAAATAAGTGGGCAAAATTAAACATAAGTTGTTGTTAATTGATGACTGGGTAAAATTTGCCAGTTCTTAATCTCTAGTACCTAAATCATTAGTCTTAAAAGGAACAGAAAGTAATGCAGATTCAAACAGCAACATTAGGCTATCCCCGCATTGGTAAAAACCGGGAAGTAAAGAAAGCGCTAGAAGCATTTTGGAGTGGTAATATAGAGTCCGAATCATTACTGCAAACCATACAAAAAGTCGAGGAATCTAACTGGAAAACCCAACTTGAAGCCGGAATTGATTATATTGGAATTGGAGACACAACTCTCTACGATCATGTACTTGACTGGACATTTCGTTTTGGGCTAATTCCTGAAAGATTTCAACAGCTTTCTGGCTTAGAACGCTACTTTACAATGGCACGAGGTAAAGAAGGAATTCCCGCCTTGGAAATGACCAAGTGGTTTGATACTAACTATCACTATCTTGTCCCGGAAATTGCTGAATCAACATTACCATCTGATTTCAGTGACTTTTTAGAACGAGTTAGCCGCGCTCAAAAAATATTAGGTAAACGAGCAATTCCGATTGTACTTGGCCCCTGTACTCTGCTGCGCTTAAGCAAACTATCACTAAATATTCAGCAAGCAGTATCAAAGTTAATTCCGCTATACATAAACCTACTCACTGAATTAAAAAATCTGGGAGTAGAAGAAGTACAAATACATGAACCTGCACTTGTTTTAGGTGATGCTAATTCTTGGAAAGAACACTTTCATAAAGTTTATCAATCACTTTCGTTAGTTGGAATACCCCTACACTTGGTTACTTATTTTGATGATTTGGGTGAAACTTACCCTTGGGTGATAGATTTACCCGTTGCTGCTATTAGCTTAGACTTGACACGCGGACGCAACTTAGAGTTAATCAAAACCTACGGTTTCCCACCAAATAAGCGACTAGGTGCAGGGATTATAGACGCAAGAAATATTTGGCAAATTCGTTCCGAGAAAGTTATTCCCATTTTACAAGAGATTGTAGAGACTTTACATGGAACATCTCTACATATTCAACCATCTGCTTCCTTACAATTTGTTCCCTACGATGCCAAACGAGAAAAACGATTACCATCACCACTACGTAATGTCTTGAGTTTTGCTGAACAGAAACTTCAAGAAGTGGTTTTCTTGGCTCGGACAATAATAGGAGAAAATACTAAAATAGAACAAGAAATTATCGAGACTAGCTGGAATAAGTTCGAGGAGTTTAATCCAGCAAATCAGTCAGTTCAAGAAAGACTAAAAACTTTAAAAACTGATGATTTTCAGCGCTCCTTATCCTATGGATTGCGGCTTGATTCCCAAATTTCGCTTCCTCTGTTCCCCACAACTACAATTGGTTCTTTTCCCCAAACCTCTGAAGTTCGCCAACTCCGAATGCGTTACAAACGGGGTGAATTGAGTCAGTCAGAATACGAAGCTGCAATTGATGTTCAAATTGCTGAAAGCATTAAACTACAAGAGGAATTAGGATTAGATGTTTTAGTTCATGGTGAATTTGAACGCACCGATATGGTGGAATTTTTTGGACAGCAGTTATCAGGCTTCGCTTTCACTGAAAATGGTTGGGTGCAAAGCTACGGTAGCCGTTATGTTCGTCCACCAATTATTTATGGTGACGTGGTTCGGACTGCGCCAATGACGGTACGTGAGTTTAAAGTAGCTCAATCATTGACGGAAAAACCTGTAAAAGGGATGTTGACGGCTCCTGTAACTATCTTAAATTGGTCTTATCCCCGGATGGATATTTCCAAATCAGAACAAGCTTTCCAAATTGCTTTAGCGTTGCGGGATGAGGTAGCGGATTTGGAAGCGGCTGGTGCAAAGGTAATTCAAGTAGATGAACCCGCGCTGCGTGAGGGTTTACCCCTGAAGGTTGAGCGCTGGAATGAATATCTATCTTGGGCTGTAGATGCATTTCGTTTGGCGACAGCAGTAGCCCAACCCCAAACGCAAATTCATACCCACATGTGCTACTGCGAATTTGGTGACATCATCAAGGATATCGAACGGTTAGATGCTGATGTTATTTCAATTGAAAATAGTCGCAGCAACAATCAAACTTTGCGAGAAATCACAGAGGGTGGTTACTCACATCAAGTTGGTAATGGAGTCTACGATATTCATAGTCCTGTCGTGCCGACAACTGAGCAGATTTTACAACAATTGCGGACTGGAATTGCTAATTTACCGGTAAAACAAATTTGGGTAAATCCAGATTGTGGTTTGAAAACTCGGCGATGGTCAGAGGTGATTCCGGCTTTAAAGAACATGGTGGAAGCCACGAAAGTTCTACGGGAGGAAGCAAATGTGACTGTGAAATAACAGTAAAAGTAGTCACAGGCATTAGTCTGAGAGTGCTTTAAGACTTTTGCTCTCTTGCTTATTGTTGAACTCAACAGTAATGCCCAATATCTACACTATTCTTCTCTGCATTCACTGAAGATATGAAGCTCAGACTTCTCTTGGCGTTTAGAGCGGTGCTTTTTGTTTTGGAGTTTAAAAATGATGATAACGACAGTGGAAACAATCGCAGCAATTGACTACAAACTATCCAAGCGATTTTTAGAACTCGATCCGGCAGGTTATTTTATTATCTACTTAGATCGGGGAGCAGGCTTGATCTGTGCGAAACATTTTACCAATGAAGTTAACGAGCAAGGATTGGCTATCGATCCAGAAACCGGAAAGCCGATTCCTGCAACCGTCAAAGTGGAACGACAACCAACTGCCCTATTTACTGGAAGAACTGCTAAAGAAATTTGCATTCAACTGTTTGAGTCAACAAAACCTTTTCCAGTCAGCCGATTGGATCATGCGGCTTACTTGGGGCGTGAGTTTATGCGAGCAGAATTGGCTTTGGTGACAGGACAAGACTACGTACAGGATTAAATAGGTTTGTGATGACTTAACGACCAAATTGAGCGGCAACGATCACACTTAAACGGAGCCAGCAACGTTTCCTTGTCCGCTCCAATGACTTGTTAGCTTGCCACGTCACCGATCCCTCATGCCTTGCAACACAGCGAGCGATCGCCCTCCAAACACGCCTGTCTCAGCAAAGAGCTTGCTGGGCGATCGCGCTACCAACAAATCACCCTGAAACCACCGCCTCAACTGACCAAAACGGAGCCAGCTAACGGTTGGTGCGTCACCGGACGACTATATTTTTTGCATCATAATCGATAGCGTAAATCTCCGTTCCGTGTACACGCGCTTCTTAGACATAGGTTCAACATTCAAGCTGGTTTGGGCAGATAGGCAATATCGTCTTCAATAGCGCAGTACCAGTCACGGTCAGCATCCCATAATGGCATATCTCTCTTCAACCATACATAGTAAGCTCTTTCTCTAATTTCATGTTCTCGTAGAGATATGTAGCTGTTTCGTACACGCTCATAAAGTGCATTACCAATTGCTGAAATTCCTTCCCCAAGTATACATTTCATATTATATGCAGCAATAGCTTTATAAAGTCCTGATTTTAGCATCACATCTTCATAGATTGCATAGTGGTTCTTACATGGAATTGAGCTAAAAGTTTTGTCGGTGCAAATAAAACCTGGCGTATATGGAAAAATCCTGACATCGACTCTTTTGTCATGCGAACGATTAATGTAGTGATTTTTCAGTTCATCCCAAAATTCATAGATTGTAGCTAGAGATTCAACTCTTACTCCCGACAAACGGTGTGTCTCACCATAGAAAAGAGGCTTCAAAATATTTACTGCAAATCCCGTCAACCAAGTATAAGATCGAGTTCCTGTATGTATATAAATATTTCCCCATTCGTAAATCCTCTTAATGATGTCAAATCTAGGATCAATAATCACTTTTTGCTGATTCACAAAGGAGCGATAAACTTCAAGAAAATCACTCATATTGCCTGGTTTTTGACTAACCATGTATCCAGAGATTCCCATGCTCCACTTAAGTCGAAGCTCTATCATGACGCGAATTAAAGCAGGAGTAACTTCACTCTGGTCAGAATAGTCGTCAAAATTTGCTTCACCAAAAATAATTTGATCGCACGTGTCATAGTAAATACTAAAATCAGGATTATTAGTTAGATATATATTATTAAATAACTCATTTTTTCCAACACTGCCTTGATAATGATTAATAAGCCGTAAACTATCTATTATATGCTTTAAAGTCAATCCTCTTAGTTTTCTTAAGGCTGATTCCTGAATAGCCTCATCTCGAAATCTAGTTAGAATGCTTCGGAAAACATTACTGAATGCAGAACAATTTCCTCTATAGTATGTATGATTTAATAATTTTCTCTCATAATCTGATTGGGTGGTGTAGTAGATTGCTTCGGCAATTTGAATTTCGTTAGAAAGAAAGGGTTTATTTAAATTTAGTACCTGAGCGCATAAAGTCTCGTATAGGTTCAGGTATTGATGGCATTCATTAAGTAAAGTATTTAAACTTCCAGCATAGACAATTTGCTCAACGCAGGAATACTTTTTTACGATTTCATCTTTAACCCAATCAATAGTCATAAATTAGCTCACCACTAAGATTTTTCCCTCACTTACTCATGCTCAGATGAGTCCTAATTATTTATTATACGGAAACTTCCCGTATAATCTTTTTCTAGATAAAGATATATTAAGCATTACAGACAAATCCTGTCAGAATATACAGAAATTTTCTTGATAACAAACCTATTTGGATATTATACAGAATTTTTCCGTGTTCTTTAAGAATGCGTAGGCGTAGCCCGCCGCAGGCATCGCTCCGCCAAAAATCATAGACATGTCTACGGCGATCGCCATTATGTTTTCTCCATTTGTAATAAACCCTGGGAAGAGATCCAAAGCCATCGGTGCATTATGATAAAGCAAGCAACGATAAATTTTCATCTTCATAAAATAACTTGATCGCGTTAAAATTCTGACGTAGCAAATTTTCAACTTGTAATGTTGAACAGTTTCCAGCGCGAAGCCAAATAACTTTCGGTGGGTTCCCAAATACTAAGCTCAGGTCGTGCATATCTGCATCTTTTGAGACAATCATCAAATTATTGTCTTTTGCATAATCCCAAACTATTGGGTCGATCGTTGCTTTCATGCCCACATCTCGAACATGAAGCGAATTTGGGAAAAGATCGCTCAAACGGCTTGGTAACTTAGGTGACAAGTTTTCATCAAAAAGTAATTTCATGCAGATAATGGAGCGGTCATAAACCGACGCTCACGGTCAGCAGCATAAGCAATGCAAGCTTTTAAATCTTCTCGCGTCAGATCGGGAAAATCGTCGAGAATTTCTGCTTCGGTCATCTCGGAAGCCAAGTACTCAAGCACTTCATAAACCGTAATTCGCAAGCCGCGTACACAAGGTTTACCACCGCGTTTATTTGGTTCAATCGTAATGTAGTTTCGGTAGTTCATAGTTG contains:
- the petJ gene encoding cytochrome c6 PetJ; translated protein: MKKIISVLLLGVAIFTFAFNNPALAADAASGAKVFSANCASCHAGGKNLVQANKTLKKDALEKFGMYSAEAIIAQVTNGKNAMPAFKSRLKPEQIENVAAYVLGQADKDWK
- a CDS encoding M56 family metallopeptidase, translating into MHLLMVVMALILAWYLRYYWSSPMGSWTERFPRALLLFLLPPLLLLTTTFAVFCMGPHGHIMVWGWEGWVSYGLAISFLGFAGILWLKLAWEGNRMLEQIRTYPIVCVYGTPARLLNAPVVYCALVGFWEPELIISQGLLDTLDVPHLKAVLAHEDGHRHYRDTCWFFFLGWLRQLTSWLPHTESLWQELLLLREIRADYWATRQVDNLLLAEALLLVVNTPILLEVNFCAAFAQHIPTNHVTQRIDVLLQQPDSIGQPKIWSWVWLILVLVPLLVIPFHN
- a CDS encoding DUF2934 domain-containing protein, encoding MTIDWVKDEIVKKYSCVEQIVYAGSLNTLLNECHQYLNLYETLCAQVLNLNKPFLSNEIQIAEAIYYTTQSDYERKLLNHTYYRGNCSAFSNVFRSILTRFRDEAIQESALRKLRGLTLKHIIDSLRLINHYQGSVGKNELFNNIYLTNNPDFSIYYDTCDQIIFGEANFDDYSDQSEVTPALIRVMIELRLKWSMGISGYMVSQKPGNMSDFLEVYRSFVNQQKVIIDPRFDIIKRIYEWGNIYIHTGTRSYTWLTGFAVNILKPLFYGETHRLSGVRVESLATIYEFWDELKNHYINRSHDKRVDVRIFPYTPGFICTDKTFSSIPCKNHYAIYEDVMLKSGLYKAIAAYNMKCILGEGISAIGNALYERVRNSYISLREHEIRERAYYVWLKRDMPLWDADRDWYCAIEDDIAYLPKPA
- a CDS encoding DUF1636 domain-containing protein, with translation MLDKQHTLFVCTTCDSVWQNGKRVGESKGEQLIQQLQQLAQDWELRNKFHIQGVECMSACNHSCVIAFTAEGKSTYLFGDLPVDGCASAVLKCATQYYTKPDGLLPWSERPEPLKKGILAKIPPLNKWAKLNISCC
- a CDS encoding high light inducible protein; translated protein: MTSKSFTMNELGQLNNFAIEPKVYVDKTPRAGFTEYAEKLNGRLAMIGFVSLIALEVVTGHGLIGWLTNL
- a CDS encoding DUF5615 family PIN-like protein; this translates as MKLLFDENLSPKLPSRLSDLFPNSLHVRDVGMKATIDPIVWDYAKDNNLMIVSKDADMHDLSLVFGNPPKVIWLRAGNCSTLQVENLLRQNFNAIKLFYEDENLSLLALS
- a CDS encoding DUF4346 domain-containing protein yields the protein MITTVETIAAIDYKLSKRFLELDPAGYFIIYLDRGAGLICAKHFTNEVNEQGLAIDPETGKPIPATVKVERQPTALFTGRTAKEICIQLFESTKPFPVSRLDHAAYLGREFMRAELALVTGQDYVQD
- a CDS encoding tetratricopeptide repeat protein, with protein sequence MSRFYRFILNFGIAVVLVCLFLTSPAYSLAASDAKIPEGDLFKLGIEKMRHGSYPEAIQDFTEVIKLKKDFAVAYSNRCLAYLQLEDYQNAIADCNQTLKLTPNNVEAHLNRGLAYYRQGDYQAAIADNNQVIALKPNDFRAYYNRGIVRGMLGNHQQAISDYNLALTNIPQSSSLLEADVYNDRGLAHFELSDLKTAMIDFSEAIQLNPNDYRAYYNRGCACGRSGDNSCAVRDFTESLKLNSTNAQAYLNRGIAYHQLGHEPAAIADLQKAVEYFAQQRETTLYDKAFLLLKNLQQQLSSLSEIALIPRDAKTKEYGVSS
- the metE gene encoding 5-methyltetrahydropteroyltriglutamate--homocysteine S-methyltransferase, whose protein sequence is MQIQTATLGYPRIGKNREVKKALEAFWSGNIESESLLQTIQKVEESNWKTQLEAGIDYIGIGDTTLYDHVLDWTFRFGLIPERFQQLSGLERYFTMARGKEGIPALEMTKWFDTNYHYLVPEIAESTLPSDFSDFLERVSRAQKILGKRAIPIVLGPCTLLRLSKLSLNIQQAVSKLIPLYINLLTELKNLGVEEVQIHEPALVLGDANSWKEHFHKVYQSLSLVGIPLHLVTYFDDLGETYPWVIDLPVAAISLDLTRGRNLELIKTYGFPPNKRLGAGIIDARNIWQIRSEKVIPILQEIVETLHGTSLHIQPSASLQFVPYDAKREKRLPSPLRNVLSFAEQKLQEVVFLARTIIGENTKIEQEIIETSWNKFEEFNPANQSVQERLKTLKTDDFQRSLSYGLRLDSQISLPLFPTTTIGSFPQTSEVRQLRMRYKRGELSQSEYEAAIDVQIAESIKLQEELGLDVLVHGEFERTDMVEFFGQQLSGFAFTENGWVQSYGSRYVRPPIIYGDVVRTAPMTVREFKVAQSLTEKPVKGMLTAPVTILNWSYPRMDISKSEQAFQIALALRDEVADLEAAGAKVIQVDEPALREGLPLKVERWNEYLSWAVDAFRLATAVAQPQTQIHTHMCYCEFGDIIKDIERLDADVISIENSRSNNQTLREITEGGYSHQVGNGVYDIHSPVVPTTEQILQQLRTGIANLPVKQIWVNPDCGLKTRRWSEVIPALKNMVEATKVLREEANVTVK
- a CDS encoding DUF433 domain-containing protein, translated to MNYRNYITIEPNKRGGKPCVRGLRITVYEVLEYLASEMTEAEILDDFPDLTREDLKACIAYAADRERRFMTAPLSA